The window GTGTAAAATCATTTGTTGCCTTCATTAgatattattcaaatcattctGCTAGTTCCATATTCAGATTACAAACTTTGGATTATGTGAGCATATGCAAGATGTATGGTCTTTTCCGTCTACCGAGAATGCCAGAGATAACCAAATATCTGAAAAAAGATGATGATCCAGAAAATTCAGTTATCTTTAAAGATGGTTGGTTGGTTGACCCTCCTGTAGATTTGGATTCTTTTGCCTATGCTGACAAGaaacaagagaagaagagattAGATGAACTAAAACACTTAAAGGATATTCAcgacaagaagaaattgaaatttgaactaaagaagaagaatatggCATGGTCCAACAAAACAGAGACTAAGGAAACGAAGGCAGAAAGAAGATTAAAAATGAGCATAAAGAGGAAAGCCATTGAAGACCAATTGGCTAAAGAGGACAACGGCGATAgtgaggatgatgaagttaaACAAGATTGGAAAGAAGTTGTCATGCAAAATAAGAGGCAAAAAACAAGTTCAAGTGGTATACAAGGCAgttttgatgatttatAGCGATTCAATCAATATAAAGAACTAAAAATCTAAGTATTAATTTGTAATAAATGCATTGTATTCAAAATAGCTTTGCTTTAGTACGGCATAAAAATGTATTATCGAGAGGTTCATGTTGTTGACACAGGTGCTCACCTATCACCAACAATGACTTGTCAATGACCATCCTTTATCACCTTCCCTGCTGTTAACAGGTATTGACCAAGGGtaattaaattgaaatgaTTCATAGTCACTATAGATTCGTAAATCTAAACTGAAATCTGCCCGATTGCCAATCGCTAGACCCAATCCTCCCCTCGTCAGCGAAGGATTTTCTCCCTCGAGCACTGCTTTTAGAGCACAACGAATTTGTTTCGCAGAAATGTTACCATCACAAGTTCCTAAATGATTACAAGAAGCAAAGGCGTACCATCTTAACTGTGGATCGGACAAAATGTAATCTACTTCAAATCCTGACCATGCCCATTCCccattaaaaatatttaaaataagCTCGTAGAAACCTGTAATTATTTTTCGTGGAATATGTATCAGGTTAAAAACTGAAATTTGTGAAAATGCCTCGATTTTGTACGAACTGCCATCTTCGATAAACGTAATATTGTCATGTCTTTTAGTCTTTATAGTAAACAAAAAAGCGCCATCAGGGAGACCTTCGTAAAAGACCAATTGGCAGGCGTAAGAATCACATTCATCCAAGAGAAGGGTCTTATTAACTTGAGCAGCTGAATCTTCTGTTTTCAAGGTTGCCAATTCGCTCCAGTAGTTAAAGGCTTCTTGAAAAGTTGTTTGTCTTAATGGCTCATTATTGTTTGACAACCAATACTTATCAGCCGGCAGGCCAAGGGAGTTGCCGCGCAAATAAAGATTAGCAAGACCATTTACTACCCAAATATTGCATAAAAAAACCAGGATAGCTAGTTGGAAATGCATACGAAATATCAATGGATTGTGGGTTCGGGAAAATGTTTTTGCTCACGGCCGTGGAATGCTTATTGTCTGTCTCTTATGGAGCCGTAACAATGATTAAATTTTTACCTTTACTGTATGAGTACGTACGGTAGCTTAGCCAGAGGATATATCTTCTAACCTGTTCTGCTGTTTAGTTGCTCAATCAATGAAGCAACCATAGTTTGAAAGTGTGTCGAGATACGGGCTGCACCAGAGAAGCCTACGTAAGCAACGTCATTTTTTTCGTAAGCGTCAATACTATTCCAAGATATGCTGGTAGACAAATAAAAGGTAAACGAAATGTTCCAGTGGTATTTAAAGTGAAACAATGcacatattttttttataaatgCCTTATATTcgaaatatttttgtttcattCTTTAGGCCATCATATGTGAAGATATTGTCTAGCGGTATATATTGATGTGTAATAAGCTTTATTGCCTCTTGACCGACTACACCACCCATGAAAGACGCCGTGGGGTAAGAGTTCATCGATGCTGCTTTCATATTAATTGCTCCGCTATTAGCAATAtcatttaaattatattgTATAGCTAATAGGTCTCTTAAAAGGTCAtcatctgaagaaaatagCAATGTAAGTTTGCTAGCGGTCGGTTTTATTACATTCAGGTATTTAAGATTTGCACAAAAGAGTTTGATCATTTCAAATGGAActtcttcaccttctttatccaataatttttgtAAACTTTTAGTGTTTTTTTGCCCCTCattttggtaaatttgtTTTAGTTCAATGTAATTCTTGGTTGAAGAGCTCATATCAGGGATGGTTCCCATAATAGGATATATAGGAAAATCTTCACGATTGATATACTCGCCTAAAGCTTTCAACAATGCTATCACTTTTCGGTTGTAGGGATCATCCAAATGATCCATTGAGAAACCATATTGAATCATCTCATTAAGTCgtatcaatattttttcgTTTGTGAAAGCTAGATGTGCGAATCTATAGGCTTCTATATAATTCGGATCATTCAAGCCTGTGGGATTTGTATCAGAAGCCCAACGCCGCAGTTCATTCCGCAGAAGGGGGGAGGTCAATTTGTAATTGTTCCTTGCCGCCATCTGGACACAGTGAAATAGTAACACTGGATAAGGTAATTctgatatttcaaattcattcatCTTGTCAACTTGGAACTTAGTCAAATATATACTTAGTTCTTTCCACGGTTGATCTAACCTTAATTCTGGTATCGGGTTATCAGGGTGCGATTCGATAATGAAATGAGGTTCACTAAGGTAAGTGTGAAGGTAGCCATAAAGTCCAGTAGCGAAAGTGGTGATAATAGGTGGAAAATATTGGGAATcagaattattgaataattctAAAAGTTTTGAATCCGaacaattaattattattataagGGAGAATTGAAACCAAAAAGAATTATCGGCTCCCTTAAGTGATGCCAAGGCTTTTCGTTTAACTCGGATTCCAGAGGGATGAAGAGCAGATATCTCAGTAATAAAATcacaagaaaataaatccTTTTCTTGTAATGAAGACTCCATTGTGTTTTCAATCATCCATGTAAACTTTGACACACCTGAAAGGACTAAGTTTTTCCAAACTTCTTGCAACAACGGTGATTCATCACCAACTACGCAAATATTTGCATTGTCTAATAGAGATTGACCTTCTTTACCCCATAATCTCAATTGTCTATCATATCTGTCCATGGCAGCGATAGgattattttatttgattgCATATTTGATAGGTCTTAATGTATCTTTCGGCGgttcattgaaattttcgATTGTTACACTTTCCAGAAAAAGCTACACGTGCACTTTTCAGTAGGGTTTCACCAACAACTAAACCTCtaaaaaacaaaaaattaagaCTCCATGGCCAAGCTGGTTAAGGCGTGCGACTGTTAATCGCAAGATCGTGAGTTCAATCCTCACTGGGGTCgatcttttttttttgatttacACTTTCCTCACTTTTTGCTTGAAGATGAGAACTCTTATTAAACCATCTCGAGAAGATTGGACCTTCTAGAGTTGCTAAGCCGTTATCCAATGACAAAAGGAAATACAGATGTGATAAGGAAGATATCTTCCCATTTGAAAGCCAATCCAAAGGCGAAAGTCATTCTCTTAGTTGGGGCAGGCATTTCAACATCATGTGGTATCCCCGATTTCAGATCTCCAAAGACAGGCCTGTACCATAATTTGTCTAAATTGAATCTACCATTTGCTGAAGCAGTctttgatattgaattctttgaagataatcCCAAAcctttttatttattagcTAAGGAATTATATCCAGGGAATTTTAAACCTTCTAAattccattatttaatgCGACTGTTTCAAGACGAGGGCAGGTTGCAAAGGATATACactcaaaatattgatacGTTGGAAAGAGAGGCTGGTACAAAGGAAGAATATGTAATCGAAGCGCACGGAAGTTTTGCATCAAATCATTGTATTGATTGTGATAAGCAATTCCCCATGGAATACTTCAAAACGAAGATAGAATCATCACTTGATATAAATAgtaagaaatttgaatttgcaAAATGTGATAAATGTGGTGGGTTAGTGAAGCCCAATATCGTCTTCTTTGGTGAAGATTTACCAgtgaaattttttgaaacttgGGATAATGACTTGAAATGGATGGGAAGTGCAAAGGGTAGTGATACTTTAGTTATCGTTGCAGGGACTTCCTTGGCAGTATATCCGTTTGCATCATTGCCGACAGAAATTCCTAAAAAAGTTACACGATCATTAgtaaatttggaaactGTTGGTGATTTTAAGACGAATCCAAGGAATTCAGATCTTGTATACTGTGGTGATATAGATGAAGCTGCGACGATATTGGCCACAGAATTAGGTTGGGAGAATAAGcttgataaatttatagaagaaggtgaagaGGAAGGTGAACATGTTGAAATAGCAGATGTTCTGGatgatttaaagaatttgaagatcaaAGCACCACTAAAAGAGCAGACCAAGATACCTTCAAAGGAGAAATTAGGAAAAGCTTCCCCGCTTGAGAAGGATGATATAGAATCGTTAGTCGACCTTACAAAATCTTtacaaattgaagaacaaaagaaagaataatGTTTGCATTTTTAGCATATTTTTTCCATATTATTGCATAAGATTAAATCTAAATAAACCGAAGAATGTTGAATATTGATTACACATTTATTATATTGGATATATACGCATACATCGAAAGGTTCGAGGATGTTCTATAGAAATGgttaaattaaattattaaagtGTTTATTAAAAATCTCATTTTAAACTATCTGATAATATGAGATGACCAATATATTGTCTCATTCTAATGGCATCGTTTTTGTCAAAGGTTAACATTGCATCTCGGCTTAGGTATAATGTATTCATGCATACATAAATACCACAATCAAATCCATTGGGTTGTTGAGGACAACTTATATGAATCAATTCGAAATCTTGCCCCAAAGTGTTGCCACTTTCTTGTATAACATAATTTTGCACGTCAGTTAATATGGCAAAACTAGTGGCGGTAGATCCGTTGGATAAAGAATCGACATAACCTATCGTCTTATTCTTAATATCAACGATACATAAAGCCCAATGGGATTGATTTAAGTTAATAGGGACaaaaattttattcaatGATGCGATTGTTgccttctttcttttcatccATCTTCTAACACCTTGGTAACCACGTTCAGATAGTGTGgtataaaaaaatgaattaaaagCAACCACCTTATcagttttcttttcaattgctttcatgaagaattcaataatagTATCATTTAACCATCTTCTTGGTGCCAATGTCTTAAAATCGCGAATATTGATTTCTAAATTATCTCTATTCATTAATTTGGCGTTATCTTTCCGCAGTATGGTATTTTGTACTTTATTgacttcttctttggataATGTTGGGATTAGGTTTTTTACTTTCGCAAAGGCTTTCTTTTTTTGTACTTCATCTTGGATCTTTCTTCTCTCTTCtaataaatctttgaaatttttaaattcattctcaaatttaattaaagatttattataatttaTCTTTTCATCCAAGTATtgtcttctttttttttctaacggtgaaattttcttttctttcacAATTATAATATCATCAGTATTCTCATTATTATCCTTCTTGTGAGTTCTGTCTAATAAGACatttttaatcttttcagttaaatcaattatagatctctttatatttttattctcATTTAAATCTTGTATTCTATCCAATTCCAGTAATTTTAATTGATGCTCTCTTTCATCCTGTACACATTTCGGTATTTGATATTCTCCATTAAAgatttgtttcaaatatgACACCTCATCTGATTTCTCACGTAACACTTGGATGGCATCTTCTCtagtattattaaatgagAAAGAGGAGCCACGAGGGGAATCTCTTCTATGATGTCTTCTCAGGAGTTTCGTACCGTATTGAGAGGGCGATAAAGtagaagttgaagaagaagtacCAATCTCTTCCGTTTCCCATTTATTCCAACCAAAGGGGTCCTTGGAAAACGAGATTGGTACCGTAGATTGTGAATTTGCATTTGTAGTGGTAATGTTACGAGATTTTGAATCCGGTATACTTCTCTTGCCATTATTTTCGTTATTAATATTTGCTAATGCACGTTTCTTTCCTTGGTTATTAGTCACTTTCGTGTTAGATGGATTGATTTTTCTATTCTTTAAGGGCAAGTAGAAGAAATCGTCTGTATCTCGAAGATGCTTCCTTGATAAAGAAGGTTCATTGCTATTTTTGGGGGCAACTTCATGACTTGAATTCGTAGTAACGCTACGACCTTGTTTACCCCATAAAAGTTTGCCGGGATGGAATAGGTTGAATAAATCGTCCAGTATACTTTTATTGTTGCTGTCATTATTTTGCTTCTGATTATCCTCGTAGGTCCCTGTAGAAGATGGAATGCTCCAGGGAGAACGTTCtctgttattattttttctatCCCAGCTCCCAGCACTCATTGTCCTCCTTGGATCAAAAAATGATGCGTATGCATCTCTATCATTGTTGGTGCTCTTGGAAGAGTAGTAATATGTTGATATTGGTGAGTACACTGGGGCAAACCTGTTTGGGTTCTTTGATTTCCTGTAACTTGATACAGACATTGCTTGATTGCGTTGGTCCAGGAGAAGTGAGTTGTTTCCTTTTGCACTTGGCTGACTGTTCAATACCTTTTTCTCTGTGATATGATGCTGGTTTGGAAATCCCACTTGCCATTTTTTTTCCCAATTGGCACGCGtcataaaatattgataagATTTACATACGTTGCTAGAATATATTCAGTTTATATTGAAAGGTAATATGTGTTTATATAGTGTCTCATCTATCCGCTCCCTAACAACAAGAGGATGTTTTCCCATCTTTTGATTTTATATTTACATTTTTCTTGGCCGTCCTAGGTTCCCCCATCTCATCATTATCTATCTTCTCCTGGATCAATTTTGCCAGTTGCAAAAACAAATCATTCACGTTATCGTCATTCTTAGCACTTGCCTCCATAAATGGTAGGCCTAACTCCCTTGCCAATTCCTCTCCTTGTTCCTTTGTGACCTGTCTATTTCCTAGATCGCTCTTATTTCCAACAAGCAGCAACTGTACCTGCTCATTAGCATGTTCATTGACCGTACTATACCATTGTCTTATATTCTGAAATGTCCTCTCATCTGTGACGTCGTATACCAGAATGATACCCATGGCACCCCTATAGTATGCCGTTGTGATTGTTCTGAAACGTTCCTGGCCCGCCGTGTCCCATAATTGCAGCTTTATTTTCCTGCCTTGGATATCGAGGGTCTTAATCTTGAAGTCGATACCGATGGTGGTGATGAAGGAAGGGTTGAATTTGTTCTCGACGAAACGAACCAACAGACAAGATTTGCCGACTCCGGAGTCACCGATGAGGAGAATCTTCATGACGGAATCGTAATTCTTGGCTGCGGTGGAAGAGTTGGCATTCCCCGAGGAGGTGGAGATTTTTCTGAGACCGGACATGCTGATGTGAGATCTTTGATCGGGATCAGGGTGGAATGGTGAGTTGTGTATAGAATGAGTGGTCTTATTTAGTCCgttttgtttgttttgcTCGTTTCTGAAATTTCGCGGAGGATTCGTTTAGAGGTTTGCCAAGAAATGGAAGTGAGATGAGATGATATGGCTGTGTTGTTTTGTTAATATTGTTAAGGGTGTGTCTATTCTTGTggatttattatatttggCTGGGAACTACGAGTGTATTGTTACTATTAAGAGCATTCTTGGGGAGGGGGTTGAAAACCatgaaaagtttcaaaagCGAATATGATAAACAGTCAATGAATAATTCTTGGAGAACTAAAGAGACTGGGATTAAACCAAGGGGGGTCAGTTTAGGGCGTTACActtaaatttgatattcATTACGTCATTTGTATATATAACATTGTATAATAATAgtacatatatatatatacgCTAGGTCAGATAGTTCTCTCGTCTCACCATCTTGGTAAGTAAGGGAACGGTAAATAAGATTCAAGCATGTTTATTCACAAAAAAAGTATCAAAGACATCTACATCTTGTCGTACTAGCCTATTCTGTTtcagaaatttttttttttccagaACGTTCTAGAAATAtctttttaattcttttctGCTTAAAAGTTATTTATCTGGTATTATTTCCTCTTGTGGATGGTACCCCCTCTTTCCCTGGGATATTGTTGGAACAAACTTCACATTGCTAGAAAATCTTTATCtaaaaaaagattaaaataaaaaaactttttgaaaacCCAGTGAACTTGAGCAGCCGTTACTCCCTGAATCTAAGGTTCCTTTCACGTAATAAATAAGGAGGGATCCGTTAAAAGTTAAAGTTGAGAAAGTTTAAAATGGCTTCCGCCGTCACTGTGATGCATCTATTTACTTCTTTGCGTACAAATTACATAGGAACAAGTGTGTGTACATAGGTTTGTGAGTACGAAGATGAAACCGTGCTCTTTAGATCTGCCATTCTGCTACTAGTTTGTCTAcgtatgtatgtatgtacGTAACGTAATGTAGAAAAAAACTGAGGTGAGTGACAAGAATGTAGAATACTTATTTTGGTAAAAAAAACAGCCAAAGTTGCACATCCACAAAAGGGCAAgtttttctctttctttctttctttctctcCTTCACAGTGGATCTTGAGATGTGATAAGAGGATCCATGACGATCCACAAATCCGTTGAATGGAATGAAATGTATCAGTAGTCGATAATGCGAATTCTCAGCGAGTTCCCCTAAGGGACTGGAAGCTTGGCCGGACGTTGTCTATCAATGAAGGATTAAAGAGAGCACATATTGTTGCTGTTTTGGAAAGCAACTTATAATACCAAAAATGTTTGGGTGATTGCGACCCGAATTGAGAGTTCAGAATTCTAATAATGCAGAGCAGAGCCGTTTATCGATAAACAATTTATGATGCCTCCTGTTAGTTAGTATCAGTGAGCTGACTTATAcaaattgataattcatGCACCAATCAATGATATAAGCGATGACTAGGGATTCGattgttgttattttcTACTTAAAGAGCCACTAATGAGGgtgtttattttttttggcTTTAAATACCACTTAGTGAGAGAATCCATATGCCTCAAAGAAAGATGGGGAGAGGAGAGCCATGCATGGCTATTGTTATTCCATCTAAAGATGAAACCTACGTGTCCATgtattgaaagatgaaagagatcataatttgaattataaTTATATCACTTCTCGGTCTTGGCTTGTGAGTTCAAAAATAATGCATTGAAGCTGTGACAGTGTATGCATACATTGGCCCACGAACTCATGAGAGATCGATAAAAGGACGACTGTTCACAGATTCATTAAAACCAATTAAAGACCTGTGATATGTCTGATCCATAAAGGAAAACGAATAAGCTCATAAAATCTCGAAACTGCCTTTTCAattaacaaaaaaaataatcattAATGCTGTTCTTGATTCATCAAGTGCAACTTATGCTCTTCGTCTATGAGTAAATGCAACGACAGGAAACTCATGGCTTCGattgttgctgctgttgctTCAAATGCAGCTTGTAATGTCTATTCATATTACTTTTCACGTTAAAAGTCTTCCCACAGTTCAACCATTTACATTTAAACGGTCTATCGCCCGTATGAACCAACATATGCGTTTGCAAGGAACTTGATCTTGTGACTATTTTGCCACAAATGGGGCATTGTCTTGATGGTCTTCTGTATATGAACTTCTGTTGTTGCGATGAAGGCGGAAGAGGAGGAACAGGAGGAACAGGAGGGTATAATGGTGGGTATTGTTGTAAATGCTGTTCTGAAGGGTCCATTATTATGGATggatgaggatgaggaaGAGGATGAGGAGGATGGGTTGAAAGGGAATATGGGCActggttgttgttgttgttgttgctgatgatgatgatataaTGGATGTGGTGGTGATTGTGCTATATAAGGATCTGATAAAGAATGGTTCAATAAAGGGAATGCTGGTCTTAATGGTGGATGGAATTGTGGTGGAGGTGGAGGATGGTATTGTTGTATAGCGGCGGTGGTGGTGGAATGAGACGGCGAGTAAAAAGTTGGTTTTTGAATGATGGATGGTAATTTATGATGATTGATCAATGGTATTGAgttatttcttcttttctgtTGCGGTATGAGAGTAATTAAAGAAGGCattgacgatgatgaatttgtcaatgttgaaacatttgaagTTGATCGTATATTAGTATCAAACGTTGCAACggatgaagaattggaagaagaagaaggtatTATCAGCggttcaatttttttttgttcttccaaagaggaagagTCTGAGTATACTGGTGAGGGAGTCTTTGGATTAAGTATTCCACTCATTGGTATATAATTATGTTCCTGATCATTActattgataatattactattagtattattatcgATTGAGAGAGGCGTACGTAGTTTGCCTCTCTTGGGAGTCATTATGTTTCCTTTATTAATACGATATGATACGATATGATATAGTATAGACTAGGAAAGTGTTCACTGTGTGAATGAGTATTTGagtttaatttatttttttcaccTGTTGGGTTTCGTTTCGTTTGTTCAATGGAGAAACAGTacaaaatttcttgaaggCAACTCCAGGAAAATGCAGTGAAGTGAAGAAACGTGAACTAAAGTGAAGGGAAGGGAAGGGACGGGAAGGCAATGAGCAGGAGATTGGAGTGATGAGTACTTGTGCTAACTATGAACGAACGAACGTACCTACGGGAGGATGGTGGGTGGTAGTAGATAGTAGTGCTATATAGATGTGATGTGATGTGTTACCAGAAAGAGACGTGATACACAGCTGCCATACTATAACATAACATGACTTGTCGTTAAACATAACATACCAACACTCATAGAACAAACTAGTCTATATATATCAAGAGAGAATGTTCTTCTTTGTGGGGTTACTCTCAACACCGTCTTGCAGACCCAGACACCACACACAACTTTTCTATTGTTCTCTCTCCGCGGTTACCCGGATATTGCACGTGACCTTTTTGTTGGGTGGTTACCCGCCCGCCCcctaatttttttttcctttctgTCTTTTCCCTTCCATTGGATATCCATCATCCATCCCTCTTCTCTCCCCTGTCATAAGGaaatgtatatatatatatattcattcaCTGGCTGTACTTG is drawn from Naumovozyma castellii chromosome 10, complete genome and contains these coding sequences:
- the NCAS0J00590 gene encoding uncharacterized protein, which translates into the protein MHFQLAILVFLCNIWVVNGLANLYLRGNSLGLPADKYWLSNNNEPLRQTTFQEAFNYWSELATLKTEDSAAQVNKTLLLDECDSYACQLVFYEGLPDGAFLFTIKTKRHDNITFIEDGSSYKIEAFSQISVFNLIHIPRKIITGFYELILNIFNGEWAWSGFEVDYILSDPQLRWYAFASCNHLGTCDGNISAKQIRCALKAVLEGENPSLTRGGLGLAIGNRADFSLDLRIYSDYESFQFNYPWSIPVNSREGDKGWSLTSHCW
- the ULA1 gene encoding Ula1p (ancestral locus Anc_8.86), whose product is MDRYDRQLRLWGKEGQSLLDNANICVVGDESPLLQEVWKNLVLSGVSKFTWMIENTMESSLQEKDLFSCDFITEISALHPSGIRVKRKALASLKGADNSFWFQFSLIIIINCSDSKLLELFNNSDSQYFPPIITTFATGLYGYLHTYLSEPHFIIESHPDNPIPELRLDQPWKELSIYLTKFQVDKMNEFEISELPYPVLLFHCVQMAARNNYKLTSPLLRNELRRWASDTNPTGLNDPNYIEAYRFAHLAFTNEKILIRLNEMIQYGFSMDHLDDPYNRKVIALLKALGEYINREDFPIYPIMGTIPDMSSSTKNYIELKQIYQNEGQKNTKSLQKLLDKEGEEVPFEMIKLFCANLKYLNVIKPTASKLTLLFSSDDDLLRDLLAIQYNLNDIANSGAINMKAASMNSYPTASFMGGVVGQEAIKLITHQYIPLDNIFTYDGLKNETKIFRI
- the HST2 gene encoding histone deacetylase HST2 (ancestral locus Anc_8.74), translated to MTKGNTDVIRKISSHLKANPKAKVILLVGAGISTSCGIPDFRSPKTGLYHNLSKLNLPFAEAVFDIEFFEDNPKPFYLLAKELYPGNFKPSKFHYLMRLFQDEGRLQRIYTQNIDTLEREAGTKEEYVIEAHGSFASNHCIDCDKQFPMEYFKTKIESSLDINSKKFEFAKCDKCGGLVKPNIVFFGEDLPVKFFETWDNDLKWMGSAKGSDTLVIVAGTSLAVYPFASLPTEIPKKVTRSLVNLETVGDFKTNPRNSDLVYCGDIDEAATILATELGWENKLDKFIEEGEEEGEHVEIADVLDDLKNLKIKAPLKEQTKIPSKEKLGKASPLEKDDIESLVDLTKSLQIEEQKKE
- the ULP1 gene encoding SUMO protease ULP1 (ancestral locus Anc_8.72), producing MTRANWEKKWQVGFPNQHHITEKKVLNSQPSAKGNNSLLLDQRNQAMSVSSYRKSKNPNRFAPVYSPISTYYYSSKSTNNDRDAYASFFDPRRTMSAGSWDRKNNNRERSPWSIPSSTGTYEDNQKQNNDSNNKSILDDLFNLFHPGKLLWGKQGRSVTTNSSHEVAPKNSNEPSLSRKHLRDTDDFFYLPLKNRKINPSNTKVTNNQGKKRALANINNENNGKRSIPDSKSRNITTTNANSQSTVPISFSKDPFGWNKWETEEIGTSSSTSTLSPSQYGTKLLRRHHRRDSPRGSSFSFNNTREDAIQVLREKSDEVSYLKQIFNGEYQIPKCVQDEREHQLKLLELDRIQDLNENKNIKRSIIDLTEKIKNVLLDRTHKKDNNENTDDIIIVKEKKISPLEKKRRQYLDEKINYNKSLIKFENEFKNFKDLLEERRKIQDEVQKKKAFAKVKNLIPTLSKEEVNKVQNTILRKDNAKLMNRDNLEINIRDFKTLAPRRWLNDTIIEFFMKAIEKKTDKVVAFNSFFYTTLSERGYQGVRRWMKRKKATIASLNKIFVPINLNQSHWALCIVDIKNKTIGYVDSLSNGSTATSFAILTDVQNYVIQESGNTLGQDFELIHISCPQQPNGFDCGIYVCMNTLYLSRDAMLTFDKNDAIRMRQYIGHLILSDSLK
- the NCAS0J00630 gene encoding Rab GTPase family protein (ancestral locus Anc_8.70), which codes for MSGLRKISTSSGNANSSTAAKNYDSVMKILLIGDSGVGKSCLLVRFVENKFNPSFITTIGIDFKIKTLDIQGRKIKLQLWDTAGQERFRTITTAYYRGAMGIILVYDVTDERTFQNIRQWYSTVNEHANEQVQLLLVGNKSDLGNRQVTKEQGEELARELGLPFMEASAKNDDNVNDLFLQLAKLIQEKIDNDEMGEPRTAKKNVNIKSKDGKTSSCC
- the NCAS0J00640 gene encoding uncharacterized protein; the encoded protein is MDPSEQHLQQYPPLYPPVPPVPPLPPSSQQQKFIYRRPSRQCPICGKIVTRSSSLQTHMLVHTGDRPFKCKWLNCGKTFNVKSNMNRHYKLHLKQQQQQSKP